One genomic window of Cricetulus griseus strain 17A/GY chromosome 3, alternate assembly CriGri-PICRH-1.0, whole genome shotgun sequence includes the following:
- the Neu3 gene encoding sialidase-3 (The RefSeq protein has 4 substitutions compared to this genomic sequence): MEEVSACSLNSTLFQQEHQKGTTYRIPALLYIPPSHTFLAFAEKRSSSKDVDALHLVLRRGVMKGHSVEWGPLQPLMEATLPGHRTMNPCPVWEQSTSRVLLFFICVPDRVTEHWQIRSGKNAARLCFLCSQDAGCSWGEVKDLTEEVIGSELKHWATFAVGPGHGIRLQSGRLIIPTYAYYFSCRFLCFPCSVKPHSLMIYSDDLGVTWHHGKLIGPQVTGECQVAEVTGTSGNLVLYCNARTPNRFRAESFSTDYGDCFQKPTLNTQLCEPRYGCQGSIVSFQPLKMPFSQDPIGKAAPTTQKSPLLDSFLEREEGVGRPSGTWLLYSHPTSKKRRINLGIYYNRNPLEVTCWSRPWILHCGPCGYSDLAVVEEQGLFACLFECGQEHECEQIAFRLFSVQEVLSCEDCTGPSRD, translated from the exons ATGGAAGAAGTATCAGCCTGCTCCCTCAACAGCACTCTGTTCCAGCAGGAACACCAGAAAGGGACCACCTACCGGATTCCAGCGCTGCTCTACATCCCTCCCAGCCACACCTTCCTGGCCTTTGCAGAGAAGCGTTCCTCAAGCAAAGACGTAGATGCTCTCCACCTGGTGCTCAGGCGAGGGGTGATGAAGGGCCACTCTGTAGAG TGGGGACCCCTGCAGCCACTGATGGAAGCCACATTGCCTGGGCATCGGACCATGAACCCCTGCCCTGTATGGGAGCAGAGTACCAGCCGTGTGTTCCTGTTTTTCATCTGTGTGCCAGACCGTGTTACTGAACATTGGCAGATTAGGTCAGGCAAGAATGCCGcccgtctctgcttcctgtgcagTCAGGATGCTGGGTGCTCATGGGGTGAAGTGAAGGACTTGACTGAGGAGGTCATTGGCTCAGAGGTGAAGCACTGGGCCACATTTGCTGTGGGCCCAGGCCATGGCATCCAGCTGCAGTCAGGAAGGCTGATCATTCCCACCTACGCCTACTATTTCTCACACAGGTTCCTCTGCTTCCCGTGTTCAGTCAAGCCCCATTCCCTGATGATCTACAGTGATGACTTAGGAGTCACATGGCACCATGGCAAGCTCATTGGGCCCCAGGTGACAGGGGAGTGCCAAGTGGCAGAAGTGACTGGGACGTCTGGTAACCTTGTGCTCTACTGCAATGCCCGGACACCAAACAGATTCCGAGCAGAATCTTTTAGTACTGATTACGGTGACTGTTTTCAGAAACCAACCCTGAACACACAACTCTGTGAGCCCCGCTATGGCTGCCAAGGCAGTATAGTGAGCTTCCAGCCCTTGAAGATGCCATTCTCACAAGACCCAATTGGTAAAGCTGCTCCCACTACTCAGAAGAGCCCTCTGCTGGACAGTTTTCTGGAGCGGGAGGAAGGAGTTGGAAGACCATCAGGAACATGGCTCTTGTACTCACATCCAACTAGCAAGAAGCGGAGAATTAACCTGGGCATCTACTACAACCGGAACCCCTTGGAGGTGACCTGCTGGTCCCGCCCTTGGATCTTGCACTGTGGGCCCTGTGGCTACTCTGATCTGGCTGTTGTGGAAGAGCAGGGcttatttgcatgtttgtttgaATGTGGGCAGGAGCATGAGTGTGAGCAGATTGCCTTCCGTCTATTTTCAGTCCAAGAGGTTTTGAGCTGTGAAGACTGCACTGGCCCTAGTAGGGACTAA